A window of Peromyscus eremicus chromosome 7, PerEre_H2_v1, whole genome shotgun sequence contains these coding sequences:
- the LOC131914173 gene encoding olfactory receptor 8A1-like, with protein MAAENHSMVTEFIIRGLTNRPELQLPLFLLFLGIYTLTMVGNLGMITLIGLNTHLHTPMYFFLSNLSLVDLCYSSVITPKMLINFVSQRNLISYGGCMSQLYFFLVFVIAECYMLTVMAYDRYVAICHPLLYNIIMSPALCSMLIAFVYAMGLIGSTIETGLMLKLHYCENLISHYFCDILPLMKLSCSSTYDVEMTVFFLAGFNIIVTSLTVLISYVFILSSILRISSTEGRSKAFSTCSSHFAAVGLFYGSTAFMYLKPSTASSLAQENVASVFYTTVIPMLNPLIYSLRNKEVKAALDKTLRRKLL; from the coding sequence ATGGCTGCAGAAAATCACTCCATGGTGACAGAGTTCATCATCAGGGGGTTAACCAACAGGCCAGAGCTCCAGCtgcccctctttctcctcttcctgggGATCTACACACTCACCATGGTGGGAAACCTGGGCATGATCACCTTGATTGGACTCAACACACATCTtcacacccccatgtacttcttcctcagcaACTTGTCACTTGTGGATCTCTGCTACTCCTCTGTCATTACCCCAAAAATGCTCATCAACTTTGTATCTCAAAGAAACCTCATCTCCTATGGGGGGTGCATGTCGCAGCTCtacttcttccttgtttttgtcATTGCTGAGTGTTACATGCTCACtgtgatggcctatgaccgctatgtggccatctgccacCCCTTGCTTTACAACATCATCATGTCTCCTGCCCTCTGCTCCATGCTGATAGCTTTTGTCTATGCCATGGGACTCATTGGCTCAACAATAGAGACTGGCCTTATGTTAAAACTACACTATTGTGAGAACCTCATCAGCCACTACTTTTGTGACATCCTCCCACTCATGAAACTCTCCTGCTCTAGTACCTATGATGTGGAGATGACTGTCTTCTTTTTAGCTGGATTCAATATTATTGTCACAAGCTTAACAGTACTCATTTCTTATGTGTTCATCCTGTCCAGCATCCTTCGCATCAGCTCCACTGAGGGCAGGTCCAAAGCCTTCAGCACCTGCAGCTCCCACTTTGCAGCTGTGGGCTTGTTCTATGGATCCACTGCATTCATGTACTTAAAGCCTTCCACAGCCAGTTCCCTGGCCCAGGAGAATGTAGCTTCTGTGTTCTACACCACAGTGATCCCCATGCTCAACCCcttgatctacagcctgaggaacaaGGAGGTGAAAGCTGCCCTGGACAAAACACTGAGGAGAAAACTTCTTTGA